A genome region from Populus alba chromosome 3, ASM523922v2, whole genome shotgun sequence includes the following:
- the LOC118038034 gene encoding probable GTP diphosphokinase RSH2, chloroplastic translates to MAVPTIALYASPPSSVCSSPYPCQINAHATYDFELNSRSSSTTSSSASSSQKPIVGGLSRLFSSPAVKHASFSGDREELGSLWHDRGDELKELGSLFCYTPSKYLAGSSIKRDQSPVSVLHGQVSCSSSPPMKITRERSGCDVGFQSSIHGPYRGGANGLFNGFVRNALGSCVDYDSPSFEVRRDGVDYGSSSVAVDELTFAMEDSFVEANYEPYAKELLLGAQSRHKIFCDDFVIKAFYEAEKAHRGQMRASGDPYLEHCVETAVLLAIIGANSSVVAAGLLHDSLDDSFLSYDYIFKTFGAGVADLVEGVSKLSQLSKLARENNTASKTVEADRLHTMFLAMADARAVLIKLADRLHNMITLDALPLVKQQRFAKETLQIFAPLANRLGISTWKEQLENLCFKHLNPDQHRHLSARLVESFDEAMIASAKEKLDKALTDEAISYHLHGRHKSLYSIHCKMSKKKLNMDQIHDIHGLRLIVENKEDCYRALRVIQRLWSEVPGQFKDYITNPKFNGYRSLHTVVTGEGTVPLEVQIRTKEMHLQAEFGFAAHWRYKEGDCKHSSFVLQVVEWARWVITWQCETMSKDRPSIGCDDSIKPPCTFPTHSDGCPYSYKPHCGQDGPIFIIMIENDKMSVQEFPADSTVMDLLERAGRASSRWSAYGFPVKEELRPRLNHRPVHDATCKLTMGDVVELTPAIPDKSLSDYREEIQRMYEHGSATVSSTAPAVSGPIGRRS, encoded by the exons ATGGCAGTCCCAACAATAGCTTTATACGCGAGCCCACCTAGTAGTGTGTGTTCATCACCATATCCATGTCAAATCAATGCGCACGCAActtatgattttgaattgaattcaagATCTTCATCAACAACTTCATCTAGTGCATCTTCCTCTCAGAAACCAATTGTTGGTGGCTTGTCTCGCTTGTTTTCATCTCCTGCAGTGAAACATGCATCATTTTCGGGTGATAGAGAGGAGTTGGGGTCCCTATGGCATGACAGAGGAGACGAATTGAAGGAATTGGgtagtttattttgttatacACCAAGCAAATACCTTGCTGGGTCTTCAATAAAGAGGGATCAGAGTCCGGTTTCGGTTTTGCATGGTCAAGTCTCTTGTTCTAGCAGTCCTCCTATGAAGATTACTAGAGAAAGGAGTGGTTGTGATGTGGGTTTTCAGAGTTCAATTCATGGTCCATATCGCGGTGGGGCTAATGGGCTCTTTAATGGGTTTGTGAGGAATGCATTAGGGTCTTGTGTTGATTATGATTCTCCCAGTTTTGAGGTCCGCCGTGATGGTGTTGATTATGGTTCGTCTTCTGTTGCCGTGGATGAATTGACTTTTGCTATGGAGGATAGTTTTGTGGAGGCTAATTATGAGCCTTATGCTAAGGAGTTGTTATTGGGTGCACAATCAAGGCACAAAATTTTTTGTGACGATTTTGTGATCAAGGCCTTTTATGAGGCTGAGAAAGCACACAGGGGACAG ATGCGAGCTAGTGGAGATCCTTATTTGGAGCATTGTGTAGAGACTGCAGTTCTGCTTGCGATAATTGGTGCTAACTCCTCAGTGGTTGCTGCAGGGCTTTTACATGACTCCTTGGATGATTCTTTCCTAAGCTATGactatatatttaaaacatttgGAGCAGGGGTGGCTGATTTGGTGGAAGGG GTCTCCAAGCTTAGCCAACTGAGCAAGCTTGCTCGTGAGAACAATACAGCAAGCAAAACTGTTGAGGCAGATCGCTTGCACACCATGTTCCTTGCTATGGCAGATGCCAGGGCTGTCCTGATTAAATTAGCAGATCGACTGCATAATATGATAACGCTAGATGCATTGCCTTTGGTCAAGCAACAGAGATTTGCTAAGGAGACTTTGCAGATATTTGCTCCCTTGGCCAATCGTTTAGGAATCTCCACTTGGAAAGAGCAGCTAGAAAATCTTTGTTTTAAGCATCTCAACCCAGATCAGCACAGACATTTGTCTGCTAGACTTGTGGAATCTTTTGATGAAGCGATGATTGCTTCTGCTAAAGAGAAATTAGATAAAGCTCTTACAGATGAAGCCATTTCTTATCATCTACATGGAAGACATAAAAGCTTGTATAGCATTCATTGCAAAATGTCAAA GAAAAAGCTGAACATGGATCAGATCCATGATATTCATGGGCTACGCCTGATTGTTGAAAATAAGGAAGATTGTTATAGAGCATTGAGAGTTATTCAGCGTTTATGGTCAGAAGTACCTGGACAGTTCAAGGACTACATAACTAATCCCAAGTTCAATGG GTATCGTTCTCTTCATACAGTAGTCACGGGTGAAGGCACAGTGCCACTTGAAGTTCAGATTCGAACAAAGGAGATGCATTTGCAAGCAGAGTTTGGATTTGCAGCCCATTGGAGATACAAGGAAGGTGATTGCAAGCACTCCTCATTTGTGCTGCAGGTGGTTGAGTGGGCAAGATGGGTCATAACCTGGCAGTGCGAGACAATGAGCAAAGACCGCCCTTCCATTGGCTGTGATGATTCCATAAAACCTCCCTGCACATTCCCTACTCATTCTGATGGTTGCCCATACTCTTACAAGCCTCACTGTGGCCAAGATGGACCTATTTTCATCATTATGATTGAGAATGATAAG ATGTCAGTGCAAGAGTTTCCTGCAGACTCAACAGTGATGGATCTGCTGGAAAGGGCTGGCCGTGCAAGCTCAAGATGGTCCGCATACGGGTTCCCCGTGAAGGAAGAATTGCGGCCAAGGCTGAACCATCGGCCAGTGCATGATGCAACTTGCAAGCTAACAATGGGGGATGTTGTGGAGCTAACTCCTGCTATACCTGACAAATCTTTGTCTGATTACAGGGAAGAGATTCAGCGCATGTATGAGCATGGCTCAGCTACTGTCTCAAGCACAGCTCCTGCTGTTAGTGGCCCGATTGGACGGAGAAGTTGA